Proteins from a single region of Pseudoalteromonas ulvae UL12:
- the aceK gene encoding bifunctional isocitrate dehydrogenase kinase/phosphatase — protein MRSARKIAHTILNGYKKHYQLFQHITATAPQAFAHADWQAIQSATTDRISYYDIRVNETIDTLKAQLGELTLTASEPLLWQNTRKIYHDLLLFHPQPELAESFYNSVFCRLFHRSYFNNDYIFVKTTLCEQPTIPCASEYQSYFPVVDGLKQTIRDIIAHFNFDVPFVNLERDIRLLVKAFLKQAPSTHHYAHQMRFDILKKPFYRNKAAYLIGRVVSKSGIQPFIVPVLHHYNHGLYLDALITQSSQMRVIFGFARAYFMVETASPSALVHFLNELMPNKTPAELYSAIGFHKQAKTQFYRELLNQLSQTDQQFIPAAGTKGMVMTVFTLPTFPYVFKVIKDKFGSGKPFGRQTVLDRYQLVKRHDKVGRMADTIEYSNVALPLDKISPELLSELKETVASSLEFDGDLLIIKHLYIERRMTPLNLYLEQANEAQTRIVIDEYGQALKEMIAVNIFPGDMLLKNFGVTSHQRVIFYDYDEVQYLTDMNFRALPQPSNYDDYLMAESSYSVAPQDVFPEQLTTFVTTNDTVRTLLKTLHPELMDVKYWQQAQQNIKAKKIANICPYPKHLRFKNDW, from the coding sequence ATGCGCAGTGCCAGAAAAATCGCCCACACGATTTTAAATGGATACAAAAAGCATTACCAATTGTTCCAACACATCACCGCCACTGCGCCGCAGGCTTTTGCCCATGCTGATTGGCAAGCGATTCAATCGGCAACCACCGACAGGATCAGCTATTACGATATCCGAGTAAATGAGACAATTGATACGTTAAAAGCGCAATTAGGTGAACTCACACTCACTGCATCTGAGCCATTATTGTGGCAAAACACCCGTAAAATTTACCACGATTTATTACTGTTTCACCCTCAACCAGAGTTAGCCGAATCCTTCTATAATTCAGTTTTTTGTCGTCTATTTCATCGCAGTTACTTCAACAATGATTATATTTTTGTAAAAACCACACTGTGTGAACAACCGACAATTCCCTGCGCGTCTGAATACCAAAGTTACTTCCCTGTGGTCGATGGCCTCAAACAAACCATTCGGGACATCATTGCACACTTTAATTTTGATGTGCCCTTTGTTAATTTAGAGCGCGATATTCGACTGCTCGTGAAGGCTTTTTTAAAACAAGCACCCAGTACACACCACTACGCGCACCAAATGCGCTTTGATATTTTAAAAAAGCCATTTTATCGCAATAAAGCTGCTTACCTTATTGGCCGCGTGGTATCAAAAAGTGGTATTCAGCCTTTTATTGTGCCGGTATTACACCATTATAATCACGGCTTATACCTGGATGCTTTGATTACCCAATCAAGCCAAATGCGAGTGATTTTTGGTTTTGCTCGGGCGTATTTTATGGTTGAAACAGCCTCACCTTCTGCCTTAGTCCATTTTTTAAATGAGTTGATGCCCAATAAAACCCCAGCAGAGTTATATAGTGCGATTGGTTTTCATAAACAAGCTAAAACGCAATTTTACCGTGAATTACTCAACCAACTCAGTCAAACCGATCAGCAATTTATTCCGGCAGCAGGCACCAAAGGCATGGTTATGACTGTATTCACCTTGCCCACTTTCCCTTATGTTTTTAAAGTGATTAAAGATAAATTCGGCTCCGGTAAGCCTTTTGGTCGCCAAACCGTGCTCGATCGTTACCAATTGGTCAAACGCCACGATAAAGTCGGTCGCATGGCCGATACCATCGAATACTCTAATGTGGCATTACCTTTAGATAAAATTAGCCCTGAGTTACTCAGTGAGCTAAAAGAAACCGTTGCTTCTTCGTTAGAGTTTGATGGTGATCTGCTGATCATCAAACATTTGTATATCGAACGGCGCATGACGCCACTCAATTTATACTTAGAGCAGGCTAACGAGGCACAAACCCGGATTGTTATTGATGAATACGGACAAGCCTTAAAAGAAATGATTGCTGTTAATATTTTCCCTGGGGATATGCTGCTAAAAAACTTTGGTGTTACCAGCCACCAGCGGGTCATTTTTTATGACTATGATGAAGTCCAATACTTAACCGATATGAATTTTAGAGCCTTGCCACAACCGAGCAACTATGATGATTATTTAATGGCAGAATCCAGCTATTCTGTGGCACCGCAAGACGTTTTTCCTGAGCAACTGACTACGTTTGTCACCACCAACGATACGGTTCGTACATTGCTTAAAACTCTTCACCCTGAATTAATGGACGTGAAGTATTGGCAACAAGCGCAACAAAATATAAAAGCGAAGAAAATCGCCAACATTTGTCCCTATCCTAAGCATCTTAGATTTAAAAATGATTGGTAG
- a CDS encoding LOG family protein, which translates to MIDNLKGNESWRMFRIISEFADGFDKLSDIGPAVSIFGSARLTEDSPYYQKTVQLAQKLAQNQFAIISGGGPGIMEAANRGACLGNGCSVGLNIELPHEQVANPYQTVPIEFRYFFTRKVMFVKHSLGYVCMPGGFGTLDETFEALTLLQTGRITSMPVILFGTEFWQGLINWIKDQLIPLDLIEPIDFNLFHLTNDIDEVVEILNKHRLLSHK; encoded by the coding sequence ATGATCGATAATCTTAAAGGGAACGAATCATGGCGTATGTTTCGCATTATCAGCGAGTTTGCAGATGGCTTCGATAAACTCTCTGACATCGGGCCTGCCGTTTCAATCTTTGGCTCTGCACGCTTAACCGAAGATTCCCCGTATTACCAAAAAACCGTGCAATTGGCACAAAAGTTAGCCCAAAACCAGTTTGCAATTATTTCTGGTGGCGGCCCTGGGATTATGGAAGCAGCAAATAGAGGTGCGTGTTTGGGCAATGGTTGCAGTGTTGGCCTTAATATCGAATTACCACACGAACAAGTTGCCAACCCTTATCAAACCGTACCGATCGAATTTCGTTATTTTTTCACCCGTAAGGTCATGTTTGTAAAACATTCTTTAGGATATGTTTGTATGCCGGGTGGATTTGGTACTCTGGATGAAACCTTCGAAGCCCTGACACTGTTACAAACAGGCCGCATCACCAGTATGCCGGTTATTTTATTCGGTACTGAGTTTTGGCAAGGTTTGATCAATTGGATAAAAGATCAGCTTATTCCGCTCGACTTAATCGAACCTATTGATTTTAATTTGTTTCATTTAACCAATGATATTGATGAAGTAGTTGAAATCTTGAACAAACATAGGTTACTGTCACATAAATAG
- the gap gene encoding type I glyceraldehyde-3-phosphate dehydrogenase gives MIKVAINGYGRIGRNVLRALYESGRDKEIKIVAINDLAPANVNAHLTQYDSVHGRFNFPVTLADNAMLVADDKIVLTQERDPADLPWKALGVDIVLECTGLFTSRETAGKHITAGAKRVIVSAPGTDMDATVVHGVNSDVLTPDSIIISNASCTTNCLAPVAKILNDAIGIEQGSMTTIHAYTNDQNLSDVYHSDLYRARSATQSMIPTKTGAAKAVGLVLPELAGKLDGMAVRVPTINVSLVDLTFIAKRDTTAEEVNAAIKAVSEGAMADILEYNESPLVSIDFNHNPASSIFDATQTKVDGKLVKVMAWYDNEWGFSNRMLDQVATLAKLMN, from the coding sequence ATGATTAAGGTAGCTATTAACGGATATGGTCGTATTGGTCGTAATGTATTACGTGCTTTGTATGAATCAGGCCGAGATAAAGAGATTAAAATTGTCGCGATTAATGATTTAGCGCCGGCCAATGTTAACGCGCATTTGACACAATATGACTCTGTTCATGGTCGTTTCAATTTCCCTGTGACACTCGCTGACAATGCAATGCTTGTTGCTGATGACAAAATAGTTTTGACCCAAGAGCGTGATCCAGCGGATTTACCTTGGAAAGCATTAGGCGTTGATATTGTTTTAGAGTGTACGGGTTTATTCACATCGCGTGAAACTGCGGGTAAGCACATTACAGCGGGTGCGAAACGCGTCATTGTTTCTGCCCCAGGTACTGACATGGATGCAACTGTGGTGCATGGTGTGAACTCTGATGTACTCACACCTGATAGCATTATTATTTCAAATGCGTCATGTACAACAAACTGTTTAGCGCCAGTTGCAAAAATCTTAAATGATGCAATTGGTATAGAGCAAGGTAGCATGACCACCATTCATGCCTATACGAATGACCAAAACTTGTCAGACGTGTATCACAGTGATTTATACCGTGCACGTAGTGCGACTCAATCAATGATCCCAACCAAAACAGGTGCTGCAAAAGCCGTTGGTTTAGTCTTACCTGAATTAGCTGGTAAATTAGATGGCATGGCTGTGCGCGTTCCAACTATCAATGTATCACTGGTTGATCTGACGTTTATCGCTAAGCGTGATACAACAGCAGAAGAAGTGAATGCGGCGATCAAAGCGGTATCTGAAGGCGCAATGGCAGATATTCTTGAATATAACGAATCACCGTTAGTGTCTATTGATTTCAATCATAATCCTGCGTCGTCAATTTTTGATGCAACACAAACCAAAGTTGATGGAAAATTAGTCAAAGTAATGGCTTGGTACGATAACGAATGGGGTTTCTCAAACCGCATGTTAGACCAAGTTGCGACTTTAGCTAAATTAATGAACTAA
- a CDS encoding YejL family protein, which yields MPILSKYSNEQVESIVDELIAVLSKHNAPVDLSLMCLGNTLTHIIKEHVPESKQADLTSNFAAALRQSVK from the coding sequence ATGCCAATTTTATCAAAATACTCAAATGAACAAGTCGAATCAATCGTCGATGAACTGATTGCAGTTTTATCAAAACATAATGCGCCGGTCGACTTGAGTTTAATGTGTTTGGGTAACACCCTGACACATATTATCAAAGAACATGTGCCTGAGTCTAAACAAGCTGACCTAACAAGCAATTTTGCAGCAGCGTTAAGACAGTCGGTAAAATAA
- the yejK gene encoding nucleoid-associated protein YejK — protein MTTQVERLVVHYVDKKDEKIDIHLRNDEMPINDRVEVFIEQLHHAYNGKPGKGFCGFSADKNSVVASALQSYRKGDCHFWNMTEQATDVLKEELNKYAFNETGYLVFCHYRYVADDYMMIALINIKDHYTITSDLDLASSRHLDISRMQLAARINLAQWSAQPEDNRYVSFIKGRAGRKVADFFLDFLGCEEGIDAKQQSQVMLEAVEDYFAEQEFDRTEKNDLRKQVFDYCNDCVTTGSDADVVSLSDTISKGDGTSFDTFYREQRYDLEETFPVDKKTVTSMVKFSGVGGGVSVSFERKHLGDRIQYNEHTDTLLIKGIPANLKEQLQKYLSEQEDV, from the coding sequence ATGACAACACAAGTTGAGAGGTTAGTCGTTCATTATGTCGACAAAAAAGACGAAAAAATCGATATCCATCTACGAAATGATGAGATGCCGATAAATGATCGTGTTGAAGTATTCATCGAACAACTCCACCATGCCTACAATGGAAAACCTGGCAAAGGGTTTTGTGGTTTTAGTGCAGACAAAAATAGTGTGGTAGCCAGTGCATTGCAAAGCTATCGTAAAGGGGACTGTCATTTTTGGAATATGACAGAGCAGGCTACAGACGTTTTAAAAGAAGAATTGAATAAATACGCCTTTAACGAAACCGGTTATTTAGTCTTTTGCCATTATCGATATGTCGCTGATGATTATATGATGATTGCGTTAATTAATATTAAAGATCATTACACCATCACATCTGATTTAGATTTAGCATCATCACGTCACCTCGATATTAGTCGCATGCAATTAGCGGCCAGAATTAACCTTGCACAATGGTCGGCTCAGCCTGAAGATAATCGTTATGTTTCGTTTATTAAAGGGCGAGCAGGTCGTAAAGTCGCTGATTTCTTCCTTGATTTTCTAGGTTGTGAAGAAGGGATTGATGCTAAACAGCAAAGCCAAGTCATGCTCGAAGCGGTTGAAGATTATTTTGCTGAGCAGGAATTCGATCGCACAGAAAAGAACGATTTACGTAAGCAGGTCTTTGATTACTGTAATGATTGTGTGACAACGGGCAGCGATGCGGATGTTGTCTCGTTATCAGACACTATTAGCAAAGGTGATGGGACGTCGTTTGATACGTTTTATCGTGAACAACGCTATGATTTAGAAGAAACATTCCCGGTAGATAAGAAAACAGTCACGAGTATGGTGAAATTTTCAGGAGTCGGTGGCGGAGTGAGTGTCAGTTTCGAGCGAAAACATCTCGGTGATCGTATTCAATACAATGAGCACACTGATACTTTGCTGATCAAAGGGATCCCTGCAAATTTAAAAGAGCAGTTACAAAAATATTTATCCGAACAAGAGGACGTTTAG
- a CDS encoding BAR domain-containing protein — protein MTLSRALLNLCICITVSITLPLSANTDNTRFYQCDGGAKGVIISQFPCSKDAEVKTVSTFVPRDIRSTTQDVVQLNKIQFDQQVDILESQIRGSKQKIRQFQRSRMTERRDSLEKLERLMDADTKKALKKTVKAEVSVIEDKYDRLVQEQRQLLTSLTNELSVLKKRYNQ, from the coding sequence ATGACACTAAGCCGAGCCTTACTCAACCTATGTATATGTATCACTGTTTCAATCACCCTGCCGTTATCGGCTAATACCGATAACACACGCTTCTATCAATGTGATGGCGGCGCTAAAGGGGTGATCATTAGCCAGTTTCCTTGTAGCAAAGATGCCGAAGTAAAAACGGTTTCCACCTTTGTCCCACGTGATATCCGCAGCACCACTCAAGATGTGGTGCAATTAAACAAAATACAGTTCGACCAACAAGTTGACATTTTAGAATCTCAAATCCGTGGTTCAAAACAAAAAATCAGACAATTTCAGCGCAGCCGGATGACAGAGCGACGCGACTCACTCGAAAAACTTGAACGTTTGATGGATGCTGACACCAAAAAAGCACTCAAAAAAACAGTTAAAGCTGAAGTCTCTGTTATTGAAGACAAATATGACCGATTGGTTCAAGAGCAACGCCAACTTTTAACCAGCTTAACCAATGAATTATCTGTGTTAAAAAAACGCTATAACCAGTGA
- a CDS encoding bifunctional 4-hydroxy-2-oxoglutarate aldolase/2-dehydro-3-deoxy-phosphogluconate aldolase produces MSIEKILRSAPVVPVVVIDNIDDAVPLAQALYNGGLRALEITLRTPVAAQAVKLMKAALPDAYVGTGTVINRETFQASVDAGADFMVSPGVNDELLALAADTDIPFLPGAATPSEVMKLASHGFSFLKFFPAEAAGGTAMLKSINGPLPQVKFCPTGGISLATAPNYLALPNVVCVGGTWMLDKTLIANKDWTAIEHLARQACELNR; encoded by the coding sequence ATGAGTATTGAGAAGATTTTACGTTCAGCGCCAGTGGTTCCAGTGGTTGTCATTGATAATATCGACGATGCAGTGCCGCTAGCGCAAGCACTGTATAACGGTGGTTTACGAGCATTAGAAATTACACTGAGAACACCGGTTGCTGCCCAAGCGGTTAAATTAATGAAAGCGGCGTTGCCTGATGCGTATGTTGGTACAGGGACTGTGATTAATCGTGAAACTTTCCAAGCATCTGTTGATGCGGGTGCTGACTTTATGGTGAGCCCAGGAGTGAATGATGAACTACTCGCTTTAGCAGCTGATACAGATATTCCATTTTTACCGGGTGCTGCGACGCCGAGCGAAGTGATGAAGCTTGCCTCACATGGTTTTTCATTTTTGAAATTCTTCCCAGCCGAGGCGGCGGGAGGCACAGCGATGCTTAAATCCATTAATGGCCCACTACCACAAGTTAAATTTTGCCCAACCGGTGGAATTAGCTTAGCGACTGCACCTAATTATTTAGCGTTACCAAACGTTGTTTGTGTCGGTGGTACATGGATGTTAGATAAAACCTTAATTGCTAATAAAGACTGGACAGCAATTGAGCACTTAGCGCGTCAAGCGTGTGAATTGAATAGATAA
- a CDS encoding DUF3413 domain-containing protein, with translation MNLSGQSQFASKANQLLSWGHWFTFANIGLALVISLGYLAADTSPTTLMGSIYLVLNWVGHISFLTFMAFVLTIFPLSLVFPYPRHIRGMAAILATLGASLLALDAFIYFNLGYHLSLSALEQIISLTWQTFVQGSLLATFIAGACVFLILAFELIVSNHCWRHLEQLKQISCGKKITAVLVSCFAMSHLLHIWGDANLKFDITKQDNVLPLSYPTTAKSLLAKNDLLDLDLYNQERDLSLSAISQNYQLPDNIPACSASTQKQTAAFLVFETDAQLQQYLIEQAHPYFAIDTFLQPALSQDTLFNLIYGLPAYYKPALMGNQATPAWLDPALSVSIDGFTDFNYLNTDAPQPTLSFINANAHSQIQADLIFAFSLAPNQARPIHSSTLYVNDNNLPLQSDIVQPMDLLATIVGQLWQCDEVANTTIMGHNLYHAEQETGINYTQGIFVAYKKDRITLIEPDGSFKNISAAQGFALEHRLDVPFLVESIKKLKQFNH, from the coding sequence ATGAATCTATCAGGACAAAGCCAATTCGCATCTAAAGCAAATCAACTGCTCAGTTGGGGGCATTGGTTTACCTTTGCCAATATTGGTTTAGCGTTAGTCATTAGTTTAGGTTATCTCGCAGCTGATACCTCACCAACCACATTGATGGGCAGTATTTATTTAGTGCTCAATTGGGTCGGTCATATCAGCTTTTTAACCTTTATGGCGTTTGTTCTGACTATTTTCCCGTTGAGTTTAGTTTTCCCCTACCCGAGACATATTCGGGGAATGGCTGCGATTTTAGCCACCCTAGGTGCATCACTTCTCGCGCTCGATGCGTTTATCTATTTTAATCTAGGCTACCATCTCAGTCTCTCTGCGTTAGAGCAAATTATCAGCCTGACTTGGCAAACGTTTGTTCAAGGCTCATTGTTAGCCACCTTTATTGCCGGTGCCTGCGTATTTTTGATTTTAGCGTTTGAATTAATTGTCAGTAATCATTGTTGGCGTCACCTAGAGCAACTCAAGCAAATCTCATGTGGTAAAAAAATTACAGCTGTTTTAGTAAGTTGTTTTGCAATGAGTCATTTATTGCATATCTGGGGCGATGCGAATTTAAAATTTGATATTACCAAACAAGATAATGTATTGCCTTTGTCTTATCCGACGACAGCGAAAAGTTTGCTTGCTAAAAATGATCTATTGGATCTTGATTTATATAACCAAGAACGTGATTTGAGTTTATCGGCCATTAGTCAAAACTATCAATTACCTGACAACATCCCCGCTTGTAGTGCGTCAACACAAAAACAAACAGCAGCTTTTTTAGTGTTCGAGACAGATGCTCAGTTACAGCAATATCTCATAGAGCAAGCTCACCCCTATTTTGCTATCGATACCTTTTTACAACCGGCACTTAGTCAAGATACGCTGTTTAACCTTATCTATGGCTTACCGGCTTATTACAAACCGGCACTGATGGGCAATCAAGCAACTCCTGCATGGTTAGATCCCGCTCTTAGTGTAAGCATCGATGGCTTTACGGATTTTAATTATTTAAATACTGATGCCCCACAGCCTACGCTGTCATTTATCAATGCTAATGCTCACAGTCAAATACAAGCCGATTTAATATTTGCCTTTAGCCTTGCTCCAAATCAAGCGCGTCCTATCCATAGTTCAACACTGTACGTAAATGATAATAACTTGCCATTACAAAGTGATATCGTGCAGCCAATGGATTTATTGGCCACCATTGTTGGGCAATTATGGCAATGCGACGAGGTAGCCAATACCACCATCATGGGACACAATCTTTATCACGCAGAACAAGAAACGGGTATTAACTATACCCAAGGTATTTTTGTTGCGTATAAAAAAGATCGCATCACACTGATTGAACCTGACGGTAGTTTTAAAAATATTTCTGCTGCGCAAGGTTTTGCCTTAGAGCACCGACTCGACGTGCCTTTTTTAGTCGAAAGTATCAAAAAACTGAAACAATTTAATCATTAA
- a CDS encoding LysR family transcriptional regulator gives MNISKIDLNLLVYLDTLLRECNVTRAANQLSITQPAMSNGLKRLRNLLNDPILVRTSDGMVPTERARELQPVIRGVLLTLEETLQPNRDFEPSQSKRCFRIMASDYAASTLAPKLLSKLQLHAPDTTLDIMTPSDVTFHDVENGKVDMAINRFENLPQSFHQKRIWKDSFSCLVNANNPIINNFSLDAYLKARHIWVSKTGFGVGVGMDPEDVQKLGWVDEALANFGKHRNIASFTRNYHVAIHLAKEQNLIATLPSKAANIYRNDPELTIIDPPFAIPPFELDMIWSPLLHRDASHIWLRQQIAEVAHELQE, from the coding sequence ATGAATATAAGTAAAATTGACCTCAACTTGTTAGTGTACCTCGATACCCTATTAAGAGAGTGCAATGTCACTCGTGCTGCAAATCAATTGAGCATCACCCAACCAGCCATGAGTAATGGCTTGAAACGCCTGCGTAATCTGCTCAATGATCCTATTTTAGTGCGCACTTCAGATGGCATGGTGCCCACTGAACGAGCACGCGAACTGCAGCCTGTTATTCGTGGCGTGTTACTGACACTTGAAGAAACCCTACAGCCCAATCGCGATTTTGAGCCGAGTCAAAGCAAACGTTGTTTTCGTATTATGGCCAGCGATTATGCAGCCAGCACACTTGCACCTAAGTTATTGTCAAAATTACAGCTCCATGCTCCCGACACCACGCTGGATATCATGACGCCGAGTGATGTCACTTTTCATGACGTTGAAAACGGTAAAGTAGACATGGCGATTAATCGATTTGAAAACTTACCCCAGTCGTTTCATCAAAAGCGAATTTGGAAAGACAGTTTTTCGTGTTTAGTCAATGCAAATAACCCCATTATTAACAACTTCAGCCTCGATGCGTATTTAAAAGCACGCCATATTTGGGTCAGTAAAACTGGCTTTGGTGTCGGGGTCGGCATGGATCCTGAAGATGTGCAAAAACTCGGTTGGGTAGATGAAGCGCTCGCAAATTTTGGCAAACACCGAAATATTGCCTCGTTTACCCGAAATTATCATGTCGCGATTCACTTAGCGAAAGAGCAAAACTTAATCGCAACATTACCTAGTAAAGCGGCCAATATTTATCGCAATGATCCTGAACTAACCATCATCGATCCGCCCTTTGCCATTCCACCTTTTGAGCTGGATATGATTTGGAGCCCACTGTTGCACCGCGATGCCAGTCATATTTGGCTGCGTCAACAAATTGCTGAAGTTGCCCACGAGTTACAAGAATAA